The Fundulus heteroclitus isolate FHET01 chromosome 13, MU-UCD_Fhet_4.1, whole genome shotgun sequence genome contains a region encoding:
- the thrb gene encoding thyroid hormone receptor beta isoform X4, translating to MSEPAEKCSPCWKDEAVQNGYIPSYLDKDELCVVCGDKATGYHYRCITCEGCKGFFRRTIQKNLNPTYACKYEGKCVIDKVTRNQCQECRFKKCIAVGMATDLVLDDSKRLAKRKLIEENRERRRKEELQKTVWDRLEPTQEEWELIRLVTEAHMSTNAQGNHWKQKRKFLSAAGVKNTKPEDCGQASMVNAAEENKVDIEAFSQFTKIITPAITRVVDFAKKLPMFCELPCEDQIILLKGCCMEIMSLRAAVRYDPESETLTLNGEMAVTRGQLKNGGLGVVSDAIFDLGVSLSSFNLDDSEVALLQAVILLSSDRPGLTSVERIERCQEEFLLAFEHYINYRKHKVAHFWPKLLMKVTDLRMIGACHASRFLHMKVECPTELFPPLFLEVFED from the exons ATGTCAG AGCCTGCAGAAAAATGCTCCCCCTGCTGGAAAGATGAGGCTGTTCAAAATG GGTACATACCAAGTTACCTGGACAAGGATGAACTGTGTGTAGTGTGCGGGGACAAAGCCACGGGCTATCACTACCGCTGCATCACATGCGAAGGCTGCAAG GGGTTCTTCAGGAGGACGATTCAGAAAAACCTCAACCCGACCTACGCCTGCAAGTACGAGGGCAAGTGTGTCATCGACAAGGTGACCAGAAACCAGTGCCAAGAATGTCGCTTCAAGAAGTGCATCGCAGTAGGAATGGCAACAGACT TGGTGCTGGATGACAGCAAGAGGCTGGCCAAGCGGAAGCTGATCGAGGAGAACCGGGAGCGCCGGCggaaggaggagctgcagaagacGGTGTGGGACcgactggagcccacacaggaGGAGTGGGAGCTCATCCGTCTGGTGACGGAGGCCCACATGTCCACGAACGCACAGGGCAACCACTGGAAGCAGAAGCGGAAATTCCTG AGTGCAGCAGGGGTGAAGAATACTAAG CCTGAGGATTGTGGTCAAGCCTCCATGGTCAATGCAGCTGAGGAAAACAAAGTGGATATTGAAGCCTTCAGTCAGTTTACAAAAATTATCACCCCTGCCATAACCCGAGTGGTGGACTTTGCCAAAAAACTGCCCATGTTCTGTGAG CTGCCTTGTGAAGACCAGATCATCCTGCTGAAAGGCTGCTGCATGGAGATCATGTCGCTGCGAGCGGCCGTGCGCTATGACCCAGAGAGCGAAACCCTCACGCTCAACGGTGAAATGGCTGTAACTCGAGGTCAGCTTAAAAACGGAGGACTTGGCGTAGTTTCGGACGCCATCTTTGACCTTGGTGTGTCGTTGTCCTCCTTCAACTTGGATGACTCTGAGGTGGCTCTGCTTCAGGCTGTTATCCTTCTTTCATCTG ATCGTCCAGGCCTGACCAGCGTGGAGCGAATCGAGCGCTGCCAAGAAGAGTTCCTGCTGGCCTTTGAACATTACATCAACTACCGCAAGCACAAGGTGGCCCATTTCTGGCCCAAGCTGCTAATGAAGGTGACGGACCTGCGGATGATCGGCGCCTGCCACGCCAGCCGGTTCCTCCACATGAAAGTGGAGTGTCCCACCGAGCTGTTCCCTCCACTCTTCCTGGAGGTCTTTGAGGACTGA
- the thrb gene encoding thyroid hormone receptor beta isoform X1, whose amino-acid sequence MMNFCIPDMYEMPHTGVGGYTVQSGGEHCMYPGEGPGYGHYEPQPLHHPPCMEQAWPPSQHYSCSYAAGPSSFKNEFCNMEVPLSHFHHQPEYFPEIKPDYSHLQWMQGAHRKGYIPSYLDKDELCVVCGDKATGYHYRCITCEGCKGFFRRTIQKNLNPTYACKYEGKCVIDKVTRNQCQECRFKKCIAVGMATDLVLDDSKRLAKRKLIEENRERRRKEELQKTVWDRLEPTQEEWELIRLVTEAHMSTNAQGNHWKQKRKFLVEEAMLLNEITCNLFYTSDQSAAGVKNTKPEDCGQASMVNAAEENKVDIEAFSQFTKIITPAITRVVDFAKKLPMFCELPCEDQIILLKGCCMEIMSLRAAVRYDPESETLTLNGEMAVTRGQLKNGGLGVVSDAIFDLGVSLSSFNLDDSEVALLQAVILLSSDRPGLTSVERIERCQEEFLLAFEHYINYRKHKVAHFWPKLLMKVTDLRMIGACHASRFLHMKVECPTELFPPLFLEVFED is encoded by the exons ATGATGAACTTCTGCATACCCGACATGTATGAGATGCCTCACACTGGAGTCGGGGGCTACACTGTTCAGAGTGGTGGGGAGCATTGCATGTACCCAGGTGAGGGACCCGGATATGGACACTATGAACCCCAGCCCTTGCATCACCCGCCCTGCATGGAGCAGGCTTGGCCCCCCAGCCAGCACTACTCCTGCTCGTACGCTGCTGGCCCTTCTTCCTTTAAAAATGAGTTCTGCAACATGGAGGTCCCTCTTAGCCACTTCCACCATCAGCCTGAGTATTTTCCTGAGATTAAACCTGACTATTCACATCTGCAGTGGATGCAAGGGGCCCACAGGAAAG GGTACATACCAAGTTACCTGGACAAGGATGAACTGTGTGTAGTGTGCGGGGACAAAGCCACGGGCTATCACTACCGCTGCATCACATGCGAAGGCTGCAAG GGGTTCTTCAGGAGGACGATTCAGAAAAACCTCAACCCGACCTACGCCTGCAAGTACGAGGGCAAGTGTGTCATCGACAAGGTGACCAGAAACCAGTGCCAAGAATGTCGCTTCAAGAAGTGCATCGCAGTAGGAATGGCAACAGACT TGGTGCTGGATGACAGCAAGAGGCTGGCCAAGCGGAAGCTGATCGAGGAGAACCGGGAGCGCCGGCggaaggaggagctgcagaagacGGTGTGGGACcgactggagcccacacaggaGGAGTGGGAGCTCATCCGTCTGGTGACGGAGGCCCACATGTCCACGAACGCACAGGGCAACCACTGGAAGCAGAAGCGGAAATTCCTG GTCGAGGAAGCAATGCTTCTTAATGAAATAACATGTAATTTATTCTATACTTCTGACCAGAGTGCAGCAGGGGTGAAGAATACTAAG CCTGAGGATTGTGGTCAAGCCTCCATGGTCAATGCAGCTGAGGAAAACAAAGTGGATATTGAAGCCTTCAGTCAGTTTACAAAAATTATCACCCCTGCCATAACCCGAGTGGTGGACTTTGCCAAAAAACTGCCCATGTTCTGTGAG CTGCCTTGTGAAGACCAGATCATCCTGCTGAAAGGCTGCTGCATGGAGATCATGTCGCTGCGAGCGGCCGTGCGCTATGACCCAGAGAGCGAAACCCTCACGCTCAACGGTGAAATGGCTGTAACTCGAGGTCAGCTTAAAAACGGAGGACTTGGCGTAGTTTCGGACGCCATCTTTGACCTTGGTGTGTCGTTGTCCTCCTTCAACTTGGATGACTCTGAGGTGGCTCTGCTTCAGGCTGTTATCCTTCTTTCATCTG ATCGTCCAGGCCTGACCAGCGTGGAGCGAATCGAGCGCTGCCAAGAAGAGTTCCTGCTGGCCTTTGAACATTACATCAACTACCGCAAGCACAAGGTGGCCCATTTCTGGCCCAAGCTGCTAATGAAGGTGACGGACCTGCGGATGATCGGCGCCTGCCACGCCAGCCGGTTCCTCCACATGAAAGTGGAGTGTCCCACCGAGCTGTTCCCTCCACTCTTCCTGGAGGTCTTTGAGGACTGA
- the thrb gene encoding thyroid hormone receptor beta isoform X2: protein MMNFCIPDMYEMPHTGVGGYTVQSGGEHCMYPGEGPGYGHYEPQPLHHPPCMEQAWPPSQHYSCSYAAGPSSFKNEFCNMEVPLSHFHHQPEYFPEIKPDYSHLQWMQGAHRKGYIPSYLDKDELCVVCGDKATGYHYRCITCEGCKGFFRRTIQKNLNPTYACKYEGKCVIDKVTRNQCQECRFKKCIAVGMATDLVLDDSKRLAKRKLIEENRERRRKEELQKTVWDRLEPTQEEWELIRLVTEAHMSTNAQGNHWKQKRKFLSAAGVKNTKPEDCGQASMVNAAEENKVDIEAFSQFTKIITPAITRVVDFAKKLPMFCELPCEDQIILLKGCCMEIMSLRAAVRYDPESETLTLNGEMAVTRGQLKNGGLGVVSDAIFDLGVSLSSFNLDDSEVALLQAVILLSSDRPGLTSVERIERCQEEFLLAFEHYINYRKHKVAHFWPKLLMKVTDLRMIGACHASRFLHMKVECPTELFPPLFLEVFED, encoded by the exons ATGATGAACTTCTGCATACCCGACATGTATGAGATGCCTCACACTGGAGTCGGGGGCTACACTGTTCAGAGTGGTGGGGAGCATTGCATGTACCCAGGTGAGGGACCCGGATATGGACACTATGAACCCCAGCCCTTGCATCACCCGCCCTGCATGGAGCAGGCTTGGCCCCCCAGCCAGCACTACTCCTGCTCGTACGCTGCTGGCCCTTCTTCCTTTAAAAATGAGTTCTGCAACATGGAGGTCCCTCTTAGCCACTTCCACCATCAGCCTGAGTATTTTCCTGAGATTAAACCTGACTATTCACATCTGCAGTGGATGCAAGGGGCCCACAGGAAAG GGTACATACCAAGTTACCTGGACAAGGATGAACTGTGTGTAGTGTGCGGGGACAAAGCCACGGGCTATCACTACCGCTGCATCACATGCGAAGGCTGCAAG GGGTTCTTCAGGAGGACGATTCAGAAAAACCTCAACCCGACCTACGCCTGCAAGTACGAGGGCAAGTGTGTCATCGACAAGGTGACCAGAAACCAGTGCCAAGAATGTCGCTTCAAGAAGTGCATCGCAGTAGGAATGGCAACAGACT TGGTGCTGGATGACAGCAAGAGGCTGGCCAAGCGGAAGCTGATCGAGGAGAACCGGGAGCGCCGGCggaaggaggagctgcagaagacGGTGTGGGACcgactggagcccacacaggaGGAGTGGGAGCTCATCCGTCTGGTGACGGAGGCCCACATGTCCACGAACGCACAGGGCAACCACTGGAAGCAGAAGCGGAAATTCCTG AGTGCAGCAGGGGTGAAGAATACTAAG CCTGAGGATTGTGGTCAAGCCTCCATGGTCAATGCAGCTGAGGAAAACAAAGTGGATATTGAAGCCTTCAGTCAGTTTACAAAAATTATCACCCCTGCCATAACCCGAGTGGTGGACTTTGCCAAAAAACTGCCCATGTTCTGTGAG CTGCCTTGTGAAGACCAGATCATCCTGCTGAAAGGCTGCTGCATGGAGATCATGTCGCTGCGAGCGGCCGTGCGCTATGACCCAGAGAGCGAAACCCTCACGCTCAACGGTGAAATGGCTGTAACTCGAGGTCAGCTTAAAAACGGAGGACTTGGCGTAGTTTCGGACGCCATCTTTGACCTTGGTGTGTCGTTGTCCTCCTTCAACTTGGATGACTCTGAGGTGGCTCTGCTTCAGGCTGTTATCCTTCTTTCATCTG ATCGTCCAGGCCTGACCAGCGTGGAGCGAATCGAGCGCTGCCAAGAAGAGTTCCTGCTGGCCTTTGAACATTACATCAACTACCGCAAGCACAAGGTGGCCCATTTCTGGCCCAAGCTGCTAATGAAGGTGACGGACCTGCGGATGATCGGCGCCTGCCACGCCAGCCGGTTCCTCCACATGAAAGTGGAGTGTCCCACCGAGCTGTTCCCTCCACTCTTCCTGGAGGTCTTTGAGGACTGA
- the thrb gene encoding thyroid hormone receptor beta isoform X3, producing the protein MSEPAEKCSPCWKDEAVQNGYIPSYLDKDELCVVCGDKATGYHYRCITCEGCKGFFRRTIQKNLNPTYACKYEGKCVIDKVTRNQCQECRFKKCIAVGMATDLVLDDSKRLAKRKLIEENRERRRKEELQKTVWDRLEPTQEEWELIRLVTEAHMSTNAQGNHWKQKRKFLVEEAMLLNEITCNLFYTSDQSAAGVKNTKPEDCGQASMVNAAEENKVDIEAFSQFTKIITPAITRVVDFAKKLPMFCELPCEDQIILLKGCCMEIMSLRAAVRYDPESETLTLNGEMAVTRGQLKNGGLGVVSDAIFDLGVSLSSFNLDDSEVALLQAVILLSSDRPGLTSVERIERCQEEFLLAFEHYINYRKHKVAHFWPKLLMKVTDLRMIGACHASRFLHMKVECPTELFPPLFLEVFED; encoded by the exons ATGTCAG AGCCTGCAGAAAAATGCTCCCCCTGCTGGAAAGATGAGGCTGTTCAAAATG GGTACATACCAAGTTACCTGGACAAGGATGAACTGTGTGTAGTGTGCGGGGACAAAGCCACGGGCTATCACTACCGCTGCATCACATGCGAAGGCTGCAAG GGGTTCTTCAGGAGGACGATTCAGAAAAACCTCAACCCGACCTACGCCTGCAAGTACGAGGGCAAGTGTGTCATCGACAAGGTGACCAGAAACCAGTGCCAAGAATGTCGCTTCAAGAAGTGCATCGCAGTAGGAATGGCAACAGACT TGGTGCTGGATGACAGCAAGAGGCTGGCCAAGCGGAAGCTGATCGAGGAGAACCGGGAGCGCCGGCggaaggaggagctgcagaagacGGTGTGGGACcgactggagcccacacaggaGGAGTGGGAGCTCATCCGTCTGGTGACGGAGGCCCACATGTCCACGAACGCACAGGGCAACCACTGGAAGCAGAAGCGGAAATTCCTG GTCGAGGAAGCAATGCTTCTTAATGAAATAACATGTAATTTATTCTATACTTCTGACCAGAGTGCAGCAGGGGTGAAGAATACTAAG CCTGAGGATTGTGGTCAAGCCTCCATGGTCAATGCAGCTGAGGAAAACAAAGTGGATATTGAAGCCTTCAGTCAGTTTACAAAAATTATCACCCCTGCCATAACCCGAGTGGTGGACTTTGCCAAAAAACTGCCCATGTTCTGTGAG CTGCCTTGTGAAGACCAGATCATCCTGCTGAAAGGCTGCTGCATGGAGATCATGTCGCTGCGAGCGGCCGTGCGCTATGACCCAGAGAGCGAAACCCTCACGCTCAACGGTGAAATGGCTGTAACTCGAGGTCAGCTTAAAAACGGAGGACTTGGCGTAGTTTCGGACGCCATCTTTGACCTTGGTGTGTCGTTGTCCTCCTTCAACTTGGATGACTCTGAGGTGGCTCTGCTTCAGGCTGTTATCCTTCTTTCATCTG ATCGTCCAGGCCTGACCAGCGTGGAGCGAATCGAGCGCTGCCAAGAAGAGTTCCTGCTGGCCTTTGAACATTACATCAACTACCGCAAGCACAAGGTGGCCCATTTCTGGCCCAAGCTGCTAATGAAGGTGACGGACCTGCGGATGATCGGCGCCTGCCACGCCAGCCGGTTCCTCCACATGAAAGTGGAGTGTCCCACCGAGCTGTTCCCTCCACTCTTCCTGGAGGTCTTTGAGGACTGA